A portion of the Paenibacillus marchantiae genome contains these proteins:
- a CDS encoding cupredoxin domain-containing protein, which yields MLLAILSIVMVVLFTAFIVLKTYKRKERLTGMPGMMIAMTIGMMSSLVLGVQLGIVFPRDLTVPSIAAILFGLGAGYFTGKPISILATLDGMLAGIMGGMMGAMLGVMIGPSYIMMIFVDILFIFILSVALQLSNQETDNSAKTNKSGIGVPFIGGILTVAFGIVAVGATLFYQFQPNDTSAIKSQESQSEQANSVQENSGYQIVSVDVKSDGFSQENIKVKAGVPTKINFIKHSGYTCIRSVQSKDLGIDVYLEKGDNFITLKDLKPGTYNFNCGMYMYYGTITVV from the coding sequence GTGTTATTAGCGATATTAAGTATAGTTATGGTCGTACTGTTTACAGCATTCATTGTTCTTAAAACGTATAAGCGAAAAGAAAGACTTACAGGTATGCCTGGCATGATGATCGCTATGACCATTGGCATGATGTCCAGCCTTGTACTTGGTGTACAATTAGGCATTGTGTTTCCTCGTGATTTAACAGTCCCATCCATTGCCGCCATATTGTTTGGCTTAGGAGCCGGATACTTCACAGGCAAACCTATCAGTATATTGGCAACTTTGGATGGTATGTTGGCAGGAATCATGGGTGGCATGATGGGCGCAATGCTCGGGGTAATGATTGGTCCTTCCTATATCATGATGATATTTGTTGACATCCTATTCATTTTTATTTTGAGCGTTGCTCTTCAATTGTCGAATCAAGAAACGGATAATAGCGCTAAAACAAATAAAAGTGGAATTGGTGTGCCGTTTATTGGAGGTATACTCACTGTAGCTTTTGGAATTGTAGCTGTGGGTGCAACGTTATTTTACCAATTTCAACCGAATGATACATCGGCAATTAAATCACAAGAATCACAGAGTGAGCAAGCTAATTCTGTTCAAGAAAATTCAGGATATCAGATTGTTTCTGTCGACGTAAAATCAGATGGTTTTAGTCAAGAAAATATTAAAGTAAAAGCTGGCGTTCCGACGAAAATAAATTTTATAAAACATTCAGGTTATACATGTATAAGAAGTGTTCAGTCTAAAGATTTAGGAATAGATGTGTATCTAGAAAAAGGAGATAACTTCATTACCCTAAAAGATCTGAAACCTGGAACGTACAACTTCAATTGTGGCATGTACATGTATTATGGAACGATCACCGTAGTATAA
- a CDS encoding amidohydrolase family protein produces MSLTRELGSFKKYIVGFMAFWIVLACATGTGYASIEPATRQTLALEHATIVDVRSGKLASDQTIIIKDNKISYIGSSSQTAIPDYAQVRNAKAQYIIPGLWDMHVHLEDNYKDAFPLFLANGVTGVREMGAALTNVDIWKTSIQAGMPAPRLFYAGSTLNGGPADEAPHMFYLSTEEQAREAVRLNVAKGADHIKVYSWLPRPLFLAVMDEAQKYGLPVVGHLPVEVRASEAVQLGFKSIEHLHGLFIATSSIEDELFKHADMSDLLGYSLAEVAASQSYDSVKANKLFRKFKEKGVWPVPTMVTYLNMAKTEIDPRSKYVPTAVQKQWAEVIRATPPEQTELMEAINSLTPGMVKKLNDAGVPMLAGTDSSYEMTNFIYGISLHDELELLVKSGLTPLQALQSATLNPARYLEREQELGTVEKGKLADLVILDKNPLEDIRNTTSISAVILDGKLMEKQTLDHAVQTYPVIKVADVKEETQ; encoded by the coding sequence ATGAGTTTAACGAGAGAATTGGGCAGCTTCAAGAAGTACATAGTAGGGTTCATGGCATTTTGGATTGTGTTAGCATGCGCTACAGGTACCGGTTATGCAAGCATTGAACCTGCGACAAGGCAGACGTTAGCGCTTGAGCATGCGACGATTGTAGATGTAAGGTCCGGAAAGTTAGCCAGCGATCAGACCATTATCATTAAGGATAACAAGATCAGTTACATTGGAAGTAGCAGTCAAACGGCCATTCCCGATTACGCGCAAGTACGGAATGCTAAGGCCCAATACATCATTCCCGGTCTGTGGGACATGCATGTCCATCTGGAAGATAACTATAAAGACGCTTTTCCTCTCTTTCTGGCTAATGGTGTAACCGGAGTAAGGGAGATGGGCGCGGCGCTGACAAACGTCGATATATGGAAAACGAGTATTCAAGCCGGAATGCCTGCACCACGTCTATTCTATGCAGGTTCGACTCTAAATGGAGGTCCTGCTGACGAAGCCCCACACATGTTCTACCTGAGCACAGAGGAACAAGCGCGGGAAGCTGTACGTCTCAATGTGGCAAAAGGCGCGGATCATATCAAAGTGTACTCTTGGTTGCCGCGTCCTCTGTTTCTAGCAGTCATGGATGAAGCCCAAAAATACGGTTTGCCAGTTGTCGGTCATTTGCCGGTAGAGGTTCGAGCCAGCGAAGCCGTTCAGCTAGGATTTAAGAGCATAGAGCACCTACACGGGTTGTTTATTGCCACTTCGAGCATCGAGGATGAACTTTTCAAACATGCCGACATGAGTGATTTGCTTGGTTATTCGCTCGCAGAGGTCGCGGCTTCCCAATCTTATGATTCAGTAAAGGCTAACAAGCTGTTCCGCAAATTCAAAGAAAAAGGTGTCTGGCCTGTACCGACCATGGTTACCTATTTGAATATGGCCAAAACCGAAATCGATCCGCGGTCCAAATACGTACCGACGGCCGTGCAGAAGCAATGGGCCGAAGTGATTCGCGCAACCCCTCCCGAACAAACGGAATTAATGGAGGCCATCAATTCCCTAACGCCGGGCATGGTCAAAAAGTTAAATGATGCTGGCGTGCCTATGCTTGCAGGCACCGATTCCAGTTACGAAATGACTAACTTTATATACGGCATTTCCTTGCACGATGAACTTGAATTGCTAGTTAAAAGCGGCCTCACCCCACTCCAGGCCTTGCAGTCAGCAACGTTGAATCCGGCACGATATTTGGAAAGAGAGCAGGAACTGGGCACCGTAGAAAAAGGAAAACTTGCCGATCTCGTAATTCTTGATAAGAATCCGTTAGAGGATATCCGAAATACGACAAGCATCTCAGCCGTTATCTTGGATGGGAAACTGATGGAGAAACAAACTTTGGACCATGCAGTTCAAACCTATCCCGTGATAAAAGTGGCCGATGTGAAAGAGGAAACACAATAA
- a CDS encoding ABC transporter substrate-binding protein, with amino-acid sequence MFLRVKKGAILCLITALVFVLAACSSSNGSSKDANTSSQGAVTDTATNASTDEQKTDADATGAAQTTYPFVVSNYTTENGTWVAKEQTFDKAPERVVANTQGAAELLIRLGLTDKIVGVAALFGNVPDDIAEDFKKIPVLSEGYVGKEVTIGASPDLVMGRGGLFEDADWGVGTVNSLNEMNIKTFVQSTSVTDAKLDNLYQDITELGKIFNVQTNAAAYIDQLKAREKALSARASAETINYASFFDNGDGTIGVYNGNGDTFIESAMSLINMHNMLINEEGTLSLEKLIEINPDAMIISKYAGGIDPEQTIEKLLANKQLQSINAIKNKKIYVIDFNNFWGYGDSIFTGVEALADDLNL; translated from the coding sequence ATGTTTTTACGAGTGAAAAAAGGAGCAATCCTTTGTTTAATTACTGCACTTGTTTTTGTGCTTGCAGCTTGCTCCAGTAGTAATGGCAGCAGCAAAGATGCAAACACTAGCTCACAGGGAGCAGTGACGGATACCGCTACGAATGCTTCAACAGATGAGCAAAAAACGGATGCGGATGCTACAGGCGCAGCTCAAACAACGTACCCATTTGTTGTGTCAAACTATACAACTGAAAACGGCACCTGGGTGGCAAAGGAACAAACCTTTGATAAGGCACCTGAACGAGTAGTTGCCAATACACAAGGTGCAGCAGAGTTATTGATTCGTCTTGGTTTGACTGACAAGATTGTTGGCGTAGCGGCGTTGTTTGGCAATGTACCTGATGATATTGCTGAAGATTTCAAAAAAATTCCTGTGTTATCTGAAGGTTATGTAGGTAAAGAAGTGACCATAGGTGCTTCACCTGATCTGGTTATGGGGCGTGGGGGATTGTTTGAAGATGCTGATTGGGGCGTTGGCACTGTAAACAGTCTGAATGAGATGAATATCAAAACATTTGTACAAAGTACCAGTGTTACTGACGCAAAATTAGATAATCTATATCAGGATATCACTGAGCTAGGTAAAATATTTAACGTACAAACGAATGCAGCGGCATATATCGATCAGCTCAAAGCACGGGAGAAAGCGTTATCGGCTCGAGCAAGCGCTGAAACGATCAATTATGCATCTTTCTTTGATAATGGTGATGGAACCATTGGAGTGTACAACGGAAATGGAGACACATTTATTGAAAGTGCAATGTCATTAATCAATATGCATAATATGCTGATTAACGAAGAAGGCACCCTCAGTTTGGAGAAGCTAATCGAGATCAATCCAGATGCCATGATTATTTCGAAATATGCCGGCGGTATTGATCCAGAACAAACGATTGAAAAGCTGCTAGCCAACAAGCAATTGCAAAGTATTAACGCGATTAAAAACAAGAAAATTTACGTTATCGATTTCAACAACTTCTGGGGTTACGGCGATTCTATCTTCACAGGAGTTGAAGCACTTGCAGATGATCTGAACTTGTAA
- a CDS encoding LOG family protein has product MDGGIELKRIAVYCGASKGNNAIYEKAAVQIGNWIVDQEHELVYGGGKAGLMGVLADTVIQRSGIVTGVIPTFLQARELAHEQLNKIIIVSNMHERKAKMIELADCYIAIPGGPGTLEEITEVISWGRIGQHVNPCIFYNVNGYYDLIGQFYDKMVEEGFLTKTDRQKILVTDSLDEINTFISTYVPPDIRQYN; this is encoded by the coding sequence ATGGACGGGGGAATTGAATTGAAACGGATTGCGGTATATTGTGGTGCAAGTAAAGGTAACAATGCCATTTACGAGAAAGCTGCCGTTCAGATAGGTAACTGGATTGTTGACCAGGAACATGAACTAGTCTATGGTGGCGGAAAAGCAGGATTAATGGGAGTACTCGCTGATACTGTGATTCAACGTAGTGGCATTGTTACTGGGGTTATACCCACCTTTTTGCAAGCGAGAGAACTGGCCCATGAGCAGCTTAACAAAATCATTATTGTGTCTAATATGCATGAGAGAAAAGCTAAAATGATTGAACTTGCAGACTGCTATATTGCAATTCCAGGTGGACCAGGGACACTTGAAGAAATTACAGAGGTCATTTCGTGGGGGAGAATTGGGCAGCATGTCAATCCATGCATCTTCTACAATGTGAACGGATATTATGATCTGATTGGCCAATTCTATGACAAAATGGTCGAAGAAGGTTTCTTAACGAAAACAGATAGACAAAAGATACTTGTTACAGATTCTTTAGACGAAATTAACACTTTTATAAGTACTTATGTACCGCCTGATATTCGTCAATACAATTAA
- a CDS encoding RCC1 domain-containing protein, whose translation MGYTSSIEAALKVKRPKYTAIAAGRRHTIGLRSDGTVTAVGDHKVGQCDVNGWRDMVAVAAGNVHMATNTGNAHTIGLTSRGTVVAVGWNIHDQCEVNDWHDIVAIAAGWRRTVGLKSDGTVIAVGRNNEGECDVSSWRDMVAVAAGDWHTVGLKSDGTVTIVGNNQYGQCEVSGWSDIVEVAAGYLHTVGLTSDGKAVAVGRNKHGQCDTSDWGNITAIAVGSNHTIGLKSDGTVVAVGLNKHEQCNVGGWCDIVAVAAGCAHTLGIKSDGTVVAVGDNEYGQCDVSSWRG comes from the coding sequence ATGGGTTACACTTCGTCGATTGAAGCGGCATTAAAGGTGAAGCGCCCTAAATATACCGCTATAGCGGCGGGGCGACGTCATACCATTGGTCTTAGATCTGACGGAACGGTGACGGCAGTGGGTGATCATAAAGTTGGACAATGTGATGTAAACGGTTGGCGCGATATGGTGGCGGTAGCTGCTGGTAATGTTCACATGGCAACGAACACGGGTAATGCGCATACCATCGGCCTAACGTCTCGGGGCACTGTAGTGGCTGTGGGTTGGAATATACACGATCAATGCGAAGTCAACGACTGGCACGATATTGTAGCAATTGCTGCGGGGTGGCGTCGTACCGTTGGTCTTAAATCGGACGGCACAGTGATTGCAGTGGGACGAAATAATGAAGGCGAATGCGATGTAAGCAGCTGGCGTGATATGGTGGCGGTAGCGGCGGGTGACTGGCATACCGTCGGACTTAAATCAGACGGAACGGTGACGATTGTGGGCAATAATCAGTATGGCCAATGTGAAGTAAGCGGTTGGAGCGACATTGTCGAAGTAGCGGCAGGGTATCTTCATACCGTGGGGCTTACATCGGACGGTAAGGCGGTTGCCGTGGGTAGGAATAAACATGGCCAATGCGATACAAGCGACTGGGGTAATATTACGGCGATAGCGGTAGGAAGTAATCATACCATTGGCCTTAAATCGGATGGTACGGTTGTGGCTGTGGGGTTGAATAAGCATGAACAGTGCAATGTAGGGGGCTGGTGTGATATTGTGGCGGTAGCTGCGGGTTGTGCTCATACTCTTGGCATTAAATCAGACGGCACGGTGGTGGCTGTGGGGGATAATGAATATGGTCAATGTGATGTAAGCAGTTGGCGTGGCTAA
- a CDS encoding FAD-binding oxidoreductase, which produces MISKVKLTGRVVFKGDPGYEVARKNWDPHTDRFPKVFVFAQKTQDVANAIRWARQNKVPIRPRSGRHALEPNLSQVNGGIVIDVSEMKRIKLNKKSGTAVVETGNRVGRIVDTLARQGYMAPFGDSPTVGIGGITPGGGIGPLQRTTGLICDNLIELEMVDAKGRIIRANKKKNSDLLWATRGGGGGNFGVYTKYKFKVRRSPAKATVFSITWPWNQFEKVVKKWQVWAPNASTKLGSELSVGPKKGGNVSMIGVYLGSKSEALRQLEPILSVGTPTKKSILYLPYRAATKFLLAPDPVLTQRYSNQFSSGFGRQPFPDKAFKVMREFLENAEEGTPAGFYFLNWGGAVSRVAPQATAFYWRKAEFYVEWNSSWVKPSRAAKNIALTRNTRKKLQPYIVGSYINVPDQGIKNPGPTYYGKNYARLRKVKAKYDPKNVFNNPQSIPPAKLK; this is translated from the coding sequence GTGATTTCAAAAGTTAAGCTTACAGGGCGAGTGGTGTTTAAAGGTGACCCTGGATATGAAGTGGCTCGGAAGAACTGGGATCCGCATACGGACAGATTCCCTAAAGTTTTTGTGTTTGCTCAAAAAACACAGGATGTAGCCAATGCCATAAGATGGGCACGTCAAAATAAGGTCCCTATTCGTCCGAGAAGTGGGAGGCACGCTTTAGAGCCCAACCTATCACAAGTCAATGGTGGTATTGTCATCGACGTTAGCGAAATGAAGAGAATCAAATTAAACAAAAAAAGCGGAACGGCCGTCGTGGAGACAGGTAATCGGGTAGGAAGAATCGTGGATACGTTGGCTCGACAAGGATATATGGCCCCATTTGGTGACAGTCCAACGGTTGGAATTGGTGGAATAACACCTGGTGGTGGAATTGGTCCACTGCAAAGGACAACGGGTCTCATCTGTGATAATCTAATCGAGCTCGAAATGGTTGACGCTAAAGGGCGGATTATTCGGGCGAACAAAAAGAAAAATTCCGATCTTCTGTGGGCTACACGTGGCGGCGGAGGCGGTAACTTCGGTGTATACACTAAATATAAATTCAAGGTGCGGCGCTCTCCAGCCAAAGCTACTGTATTTAGTATCACATGGCCATGGAATCAGTTCGAAAAAGTCGTGAAGAAATGGCAAGTATGGGCGCCTAATGCCAGTACCAAGCTGGGAAGTGAATTAAGTGTGGGTCCCAAAAAAGGCGGCAATGTTAGCATGATAGGGGTATACCTCGGTTCGAAGAGTGAAGCCCTCCGTCAGTTGGAACCCATTCTTAGCGTAGGAACGCCTACCAAAAAAAGCATTCTGTACCTGCCATACAGGGCAGCCACGAAGTTTTTGCTAGCCCCAGATCCTGTGCTCACTCAAAGGTACAGCAACCAGTTTTCCAGTGGCTTTGGTAGACAGCCATTCCCGGATAAAGCCTTCAAAGTCATGCGTGAGTTTCTGGAAAATGCAGAGGAAGGTACACCAGCCGGTTTCTATTTCCTTAACTGGGGCGGTGCTGTAAGTCGAGTCGCTCCTCAAGCCACTGCGTTTTATTGGCGAAAAGCTGAATTTTATGTAGAATGGAACAGCTCATGGGTGAAGCCATCGCGTGCAGCTAAAAATATTGCTTTGACTCGGAACACAAGAAAGAAATTGCAACCTTATATTGTTGGGTCGTACATTAACGTACCAGACCAAGGTATTAAAAATCCAGGGCCGACCTATTATGGAAAGAACTACGCCAGATTGAGAAAAGTAAAAGCGAAATATGATCCGAAAAATGTGTTTAATAACCCGCAAAGTATTCCGCCAGCTAAATTAAAATAG
- a CDS encoding serine hydrolase domain-containing protein has protein sequence MKKLISMLCTAVLVVIPMTDVSAETNKMGAIEDQAGRLATEMVQNYGVTGLQYAIMDEGKIILSDSVGFQDKASKTPVDKNTMFGIGSVSKMVVTAATMMLVDSGKVDLDQPLTSYIKDFEMADARYTQITPRMLMNHSSGLYGTHYGNSMLFDDTDTRNHDELLLKLKSEKLKSTPGAFSVYCNDGFQLLEILVERVSGLSYSEFIAKFISEPLQLQATKTPLDSFDRKQLSETYWPTFETKLPVENANIIGAGGVYSTAEELSKFAEVLIGNKPDILSKSAAESMQNHEYRRGIWVSEERNTFNYGLGWDAVALAPFSDYGITALAKGGDTMMYHASLITIPEHDISIAVLSSGGSSIYNQMFATKVLLEVLQDQGIIDEIEPEQTFSPPVKTTMPSELTAYSGHYGTVGSTLDIEVKNGEIALPAMQGGLIPEQNYVYTGEGEFTSNDGSVKVSFEKESNDKVYFKVQANITLPGLGQTVMNTYDYQKLENNSLDTASKEKWKARNGSKYYALDEKITSIFYLVPSMLIKNLTVDVENGYANGNQIVDPDNAENVAQIPVMNGRDAFDLHFRTKNEAEYLTQDGQEYIAEEAITPIFGGKKGITTIPSNGQARWYAIDSRSANKTLTVDSPESGGYAVYNDKGEAVQFSKATNQQSTLLPKGGFIVFGGEVGDVFKLQLK, from the coding sequence ATGAAGAAACTAATCAGTATGCTATGTACGGCTGTACTTGTAGTCATTCCGATGACAGATGTCAGTGCAGAGACGAACAAGATGGGAGCGATTGAAGATCAGGCTGGGCGACTCGCCACAGAGATGGTGCAGAATTATGGTGTCACAGGTTTACAATATGCGATCATGGATGAAGGGAAGATCATTTTGTCCGACAGTGTTGGATTCCAGGATAAAGCATCCAAGACACCAGTCGACAAGAATACCATGTTTGGAATAGGCTCCGTTAGCAAAATGGTTGTCACGGCTGCCACCATGATGCTGGTGGATTCCGGTAAAGTGGATCTGGATCAGCCCCTCACTTCCTATATTAAAGATTTTGAAATGGCAGACGCCCGATATACCCAAATAACCCCGCGAATGCTCATGAACCATTCCTCCGGGCTTTATGGCACCCATTATGGAAACAGTATGTTATTTGACGATACCGATACCCGCAATCATGATGAATTACTGCTCAAACTAAAGTCAGAGAAATTGAAATCAACCCCGGGGGCCTTTTCCGTCTATTGCAATGATGGCTTTCAGTTGCTTGAGATATTGGTTGAACGTGTGAGTGGATTGAGCTACAGCGAATTTATTGCCAAGTTCATCAGTGAGCCGTTACAGCTGCAAGCAACCAAGACACCGCTTGATTCTTTTGATAGAAAACAATTGTCTGAAACATATTGGCCTACCTTTGAAACGAAACTGCCTGTTGAAAATGCCAATATCATCGGTGCAGGTGGAGTCTACTCGACTGCAGAAGAATTAAGCAAGTTCGCTGAAGTGTTGATAGGAAACAAACCGGATATTCTGTCCAAATCAGCAGCAGAGTCCATGCAAAATCATGAATATCGTCGGGGAATATGGGTGTCCGAAGAGAGAAATACCTTCAACTATGGTCTCGGATGGGATGCTGTAGCGCTAGCACCGTTCAGCGATTATGGCATTACCGCACTTGCCAAAGGTGGAGACACCATGATGTATCATGCCTCATTAATCACTATACCGGAACATGATATATCAATAGCGGTCCTATCTTCGGGCGGGTCTTCTATTTATAATCAGATGTTTGCCACTAAAGTTCTGCTGGAGGTTCTTCAGGATCAAGGCATCATCGACGAGATAGAGCCTGAACAAACTTTCTCACCACCTGTCAAAACAACGATGCCATCGGAATTAACGGCGTATTCAGGCCACTATGGTACGGTAGGTTCAACCCTTGATATAGAGGTTAAGAATGGCGAGATCGCACTTCCGGCTATGCAGGGAGGACTTATCCCGGAGCAGAATTACGTATACACGGGTGAAGGGGAATTTACGAGTAACGATGGAAGTGTGAAGGTCAGCTTCGAGAAAGAAAGCAACGACAAGGTGTATTTTAAAGTTCAGGCGAATATCACGCTGCCTGGATTAGGCCAAACGGTCATGAACACATATGATTATCAAAAATTGGAAAATAATTCGCTGGATACAGCATCGAAAGAGAAATGGAAGGCTAGAAACGGCTCGAAATATTACGCGCTGGATGAAAAGATAACGTCGATCTTCTATCTGGTGCCATCGATGCTGATCAAAAACCTGACCGTAGATGTGGAGAACGGTTATGCGAATGGCAACCAAATTGTAGATCCGGATAATGCAGAGAATGTTGCCCAGATTCCTGTGATGAACGGAAGAGATGCTTTCGATCTGCATTTCCGCACGAAGAACGAAGCGGAGTACTTAACTCAGGATGGACAGGAGTATATTGCGGAGGAAGCCATTACACCAATCTTCGGTGGGAAAAAAGGCATCACCACCATCCCTTCAAACGGTCAAGCTCGGTGGTATGCCATCGATTCCCGCTCGGCGAACAAAACGTTAACCGTGGATTCTCCGGAGAGTGGAGGTTATGCGGTATATAACGATAAAGGTGAAGCGGTTCAATTCTCGAAAGCAACCAATCAACAATCAACGCTGCTTCCCAAAGGTGGTTTTATCGTCTTTGGTGGTGAAGTGGGAGATGTTTTCAAGCTTCAACTAAAGTGA
- a CDS encoding ATP-binding protein, which produces MDMYVYLSVLVVPLLMAFQVNFYFNSVLGKSRRKPYRAIYFIVFIVLGYFYLVSSFSPVVSSVFALLFIFSLAQSYEVEFIIKLAFTILYAVLLTTVNYIAVYIMSAIDSTDYSIWDHFNVDYHWVFSKVMLLGCSIMFIVIQIVRLIAKRRSFAVQYRYYFLFLIVPTITIYQINVASTYSEKNIYYVVSVLGSLFLNVFIVYVFDNMVEKVQLAHENVQLQRQMDYQDANYEKTVHSFKNVKSIIHDTNQQFLYIEECIKQNKLDAAGEHIKLTLNKIEGAYQRVNSGNLVIDALVTNTIAVGKANGIKVDTRIQLHSQHLHIDRYDLCVVLGNMLDNAIEASKKVRHAEDRYILVAIHSTASALVIQILNHVEQKLTHLKSEKPNPEFHGIGLTNISRMCDKYGGHMSIENNHRTFNNMVVLPFDMNSL; this is translated from the coding sequence ATGGATATGTATGTATACTTGTCTGTGCTCGTCGTTCCTTTACTTATGGCATTCCAGGTGAATTTTTATTTCAATTCCGTGCTGGGCAAGTCCAGACGAAAGCCATATAGAGCAATCTATTTCATTGTATTTATCGTACTAGGGTATTTCTATTTGGTATCTTCATTTTCACCTGTCGTTTCGTCCGTTTTTGCATTGTTATTCATCTTCAGCCTGGCACAATCCTATGAAGTGGAATTCATCATAAAACTTGCTTTTACCATCCTCTATGCAGTACTGCTCACAACGGTAAATTACATTGCCGTATATATTATGAGTGCGATCGATTCCACGGATTACAGCATATGGGATCATTTCAACGTGGATTATCACTGGGTGTTCTCCAAAGTGATGTTGCTTGGTTGCAGTATCATGTTCATTGTTATCCAGATTGTGCGTTTGATTGCCAAACGGAGAAGTTTCGCTGTGCAATATCGTTATTATTTCTTGTTTCTGATCGTACCCACCATTACGATCTATCAGATCAATGTGGCCTCGACTTATAGTGAAAAAAATATATATTACGTCGTTTCCGTGCTGGGCTCTCTTTTTCTCAATGTGTTCATTGTTTATGTATTCGATAATATGGTGGAAAAGGTTCAGCTCGCACATGAAAATGTTCAACTACAGCGTCAGATGGACTATCAGGATGCCAACTATGAAAAGACAGTGCACAGTTTCAAAAACGTGAAAAGCATCATCCATGATACCAATCAGCAGTTCCTGTACATTGAAGAGTGTATCAAGCAAAACAAGCTTGATGCCGCAGGTGAGCATATTAAACTCACATTGAATAAGATTGAAGGAGCGTACCAGCGGGTGAACTCCGGCAATCTTGTTATCGATGCCCTTGTTACGAATACCATCGCCGTGGGGAAGGCAAATGGGATCAAAGTCGACACCCGTATTCAACTCCATTCACAACATCTCCATATCGATCGTTATGATCTGTGCGTTGTGCTCGGCAATATGTTGGATAATGCCATCGAAGCTTCCAAGAAAGTTAGACATGCCGAAGACAGGTATATCCTGGTTGCAATTCACTCCACGGCGTCTGCACTCGTAATCCAGATTCTAAATCATGTGGAGCAAAAATTGACTCACCTCAAGAGTGAGAAGCCCAATCCCGAGTTCCATGGGATCGGCTTAACCAATATATCGAGAATGTGCGACAAGTATGGCGGACATATGAGTATCGAGAATAATCATCGGACATTTAATAACATGGTCGTTCTTCCTTTTGACATGAACAGTCTCTGA
- a CDS encoding LytR/AlgR family response regulator transcription factor, giving the protein MFNVAICDDEENQRELVKTMLISLSLKTNIDFQITLFASGEQLVSHYKNVGDTFHILIMDVEMSGMNGIQTAKEIRNMKYLDVQIMFLTSYPEYMVESFDVVTFQYLIKPILPDIFEEKMIKLCQYFIALDKKYVLIKSDYEELLLKYDDILWIEVMKSLTIKNKLKFVTQENSHESKGILSGYATALKDHGFLQIHRSIIINLMHVQKFAGTQVIMLNGTELPIGRSKVKEVKDAYTKYMIMRIQ; this is encoded by the coding sequence ATGTTCAATGTTGCAATCTGTGATGACGAGGAGAACCAAAGAGAACTTGTAAAAACGATGCTTATCTCCTTATCTCTAAAAACGAATATTGATTTTCAAATTACATTATTTGCATCCGGTGAGCAGCTCGTCTCACATTATAAAAACGTTGGAGACACGTTTCATATCCTCATCATGGATGTGGAGATGAGCGGAATGAACGGAATCCAGACAGCCAAAGAAATCAGGAATATGAAGTATCTGGATGTGCAAATCATGTTTCTGACCAGCTACCCCGAGTATATGGTGGAGAGTTTTGATGTGGTTACTTTTCAATATCTGATCAAACCAATCCTGCCGGATATCTTCGAGGAGAAAATGATTAAGCTGTGCCAATATTTTATAGCGCTGGACAAAAAGTATGTACTGATTAAATCAGACTATGAAGAGCTTCTATTGAAATACGATGATATTCTCTGGATTGAGGTCATGAAGAGTTTGACGATCAAGAACAAATTAAAATTTGTGACTCAGGAAAATTCGCATGAGAGCAAAGGCATCTTATCCGGTTACGCTACCGCTTTGAAAGATCATGGTTTCTTGCAAATTCATCGCTCGATTATTATCAACCTGATGCATGTTCAGAAGTTTGCGGGTACTCAAGTCATCATGTTAAATGGTACGGAATTGCCTATAGGCCGCTCCAAAGTCAAGGAAGTCAAGGATGCTTATACCAAATATATGATCATGAGGATTCAGTGA